In the genome of Columba livia isolate bColLiv1 breed racing homer chromosome 1, bColLiv1.pat.W.v2, whole genome shotgun sequence, the window TTACATTGAAAAGGTCATTTGAGCATTTGATCATCTTTGCATTTGAGGATTCCTGTGGAGGCATCTGGCCTCTCAGCAGAGTCCTTTCCCCTCTGGCCTCCTGCAGCAACCACACTCCCAAAAAACCTCCCATGGTGGCACAGATGAAGTACCCCACAGCACCCTCCTAATGGGAACCTATTTGAAAGGTAGAGAAGTAATTAACCAAGTAATTAGTAATTAGCCAAGATACCAACTGGTCATTTCATCTCATGTTGAGGGCAGCTTTACTCCCTGTCCTTGGGCAGAAAGAGCTTCATTAACAGATCCTGCACCTGGGCTGGGCCACCCCCCaatatcaatacaggctgggggatgaagggattgagagcagctctgGCAAGAAGGACTTAGGGGTACTGGTGGttgaaagactggacatgagccagcaatgtgtgcttgcagctcAGAAGGCAAATTGCTATCTTGGGCTGCTTCAAaagcagtgtggccagcaggtcaagggaggtgattctgcccctctgttctgctctggtgagaccccacctggagtcctctgtccagctctggaggcctcagcacaggaaagacacgGAGCTGTTgaagaggggccagaggagccacagaaatgatcagagggctggaacagctcttctgtgaggacaggctgggagagttggggttgttcagtctggagaaggctccagggagaccttattgccaCCTTTCCGagcttaaaaggagcctataagagAGATGGAGActgacattttagcagggcctgttacaacaggacaaggggtaatggctttaaactgaatgAGGGGAGATTAAGACTActcatgaagaagaaattttttacaatgaggatggtaaaacactggaacgATGttgaagttggaagggacattcaaaggtcatctagttcaactcctgccataagcagggacatcttcaactagatcaggttgcccagagccctatccagcccagccttgaatgtctccagggatggggcatctaccacctctctgggaaacctgggctcgtgtttcaccaccctcattgcaaAAAGTTTCTTCCCcacatctagcctgaatctcctctcctttatcttaaaaccattactccttgttCTATCAGGGACACTGCTTTTGGCAGTGACACAAACCGAGTAGCAGAGCGACCTCGATACAGTGTGGGTTTGTCAAGGAGTGCTTTTGCCTCAGAGATGGTGCTCAGATGCCTACAAAGCCAACAATAGCTACACCTCAGCCGTCCCACACCACAGCACGCCATTACAGCTGCGCACACCAGCCCCATGACTGATCTTCTCAGTATAATACCTGGCCCCTATTACTGAGGGTTATGTGAactctccctgcagccagaaatattttttacttcttggaaaatctccttttcttccaaaCTCTGCATGTTTACACCTGTCCTCTCCTCTCTGCCTGGTTTGCTCTTTTGCAGACCAACAAAAACCCCTTTTTCAGTGACTGGCCTACCCCTCAGCAGGGTCTCACTTACTTTCTCCTGCCTCTAAGGAGGCTGGAAACAGGTTTCTCCTACGTGATGGATAGTTTGTACCATCCTAGTGGAGAAAAACAGGTAAAGATGGTTTGTACAAGGGCATCGTTCCACAGAGCATTTTCTCTAACAGCAAAGCTATTATCAACTCCTCCATTTCCCAGTCCTGGTCCTGCCCAAAGGCTGCTCACACAATCCTGCCCCTCTCCCCCCAACACCCCAACCTCATAAGCTGATGAAGCCAGGGAGCAAATTTACACAATGTTGCAAGGACCAAGGTAGGATGATGGCTGTAAATGGCCTTTGTTCATTCCTTTCCCATCCTCATGAGTCCACAGCTTGGAGATAGCAAGGGGAGGGTGATCGCAAGGTGAAGGCTGCCCATGCACAGCACCCACTGGGTGCCACAGCTAGGCTATAAGTCTgtaaattgaaaaatatttctatataaaCCCATCTATTTCTAAAATTAACTGTTCAAAACagactttttgttattatttgtaCAAAAAATGCCCAGATTCACATTTATGCAAAGCACGGGATGCAGATCTATGACAAATTACAAAAACTAAGCAAAGAGGTCACCAAAATGCAGTTTTCCAATGCAGCAGTATTGATAGTAGAGGACAGTAATTAACTCTTGTACACCACTTATTGAGAAAGCTGTGAGGCAGACAACTTGGTGccgttttccttctctttctctttaaCTTTCTTattatctttctctttccttcttctcctcttttcattaaaaatattatatattcaGGGAAAAGTCCATGTCAGTGTCTTTCACTGCTACTTCCCAACTGCACAGAAAGTTCTCTACTGTGGCTGGCAGGATTATAGCACTAATTTGCAAATGAACAACCTTTAAGCTCCCACTTCCTGCAAGAAGAGATGGGACATGGAAGTGCACCAAATACAGCAGCTCAGGGACTCATTGCAGTCAGCTACATTTCTGACATTTTCTAAGGACAATGATTGTGCCTGAAAATAGCAGGCCTTAGGAAAGCTGATGAGATCCCACACACATCTATACTCTTGCTTCTTCCCACTCATGGCATGGAAAACTGAGCCACTTGTAACTCCTTTGCTGAATTACAACAGCTTATGCAGaaagtctgttttaaaataaagcattaagTTTTGTTTCATCCTAAATATTTTCCCATCCTCCACCATGTTTCAACTACTGTGTTTACCATCCAAGCTTTCCCCTGTCCACCCCACTCAGAGCACACACCACCAAGGTGCTTCTCAGTCGCCTGGAGAAGcgccaggcagcagcaggacaacTCAAAAGAGTCACCACCAACTCCGGTCTGCAAGGTGGGAATGGGGGTGGCTGTGCCATCGGCTGCCCCCCACAAAGCCCCTTTTCTTCAGCGCCCACTGCTGCAAGCactggctctgcagccctggtGGACACTGCCGTGTGCTGCTGTTCAGCTTCACCATAGCCCCCCCTCACTCTTAATGTCATGTTGCTGTGGGGATTTAATTTCAGCAGCTGCAATATCCCCAATTCTCTTGACATAAAGTCAGTggggacagagccaggacaggGCATCACAGAGGCAGGCAGAGTCGATACAGAAGAACAAGGTGAGAAGAGCTGTCAGTAATGTGAccaggaaacaaagcaaagttccTTGCCAGTATTAGTTACAAAACCTCTGGGATGCAGGAGATTCCTGCCATTTACTGGAAGGACAGGCCACAGTTCCTGTCTTGTGCACCATGATGTAGCTATTTTCACTTTCCCTCCTGCATTCTCCACCCAGTCTCCCTTTGGCACATCAGCACCATCACAGGCAGGAATCATCCCCAAGTGACTATATCAGTGGATCAAGTTGATGATATACTCAGCAGTGCTgcttccagcagcagaaggTGTCACTGCATCAAGGTACACAAGGCAGGTACATCCCCACCCAGGCTAGAGATAAAGTGGAGATTAAAGTTGAGCACTTTCTGCTTGCAAAAGAATAACCCTACCAAAAAACTATGCTCTGAAATCCTTCAGGGAACTGATATTGTTTCACTGCATTACAAAATGGTCTGAAGCTACTACTAATATTcaacaaacattaaaaagaagaagatgTAAGGAAGTGTAATTTATTCAGTGTAAATTTAAAGGAGATTTCATGATTCATTACAGGATCATGCACTGGGCGTCAATGCTGTACTCCAAGATGTAGGCAGGGTAAATCTGGTGCTTCtcaaagacaacaaaaatggaAGGGTCTGTTGGGTCATCCACGCAGCTGTCATAAAGTCGGTTTTTACAGCCGGGTCTGGGTGGAGGGCGAAGGTATTTTTCGTTTCCCTGAACAAAGTCTCCAACGAGAACCTGAGCTACAAATATTCTGTAGCGACCACGCCTAGAGGAACAGTACTGGTGAGAATAGCTGGCATCTCTGGCAAAGTAGCTTCCTGGGAACCAGAAAAAGCCACAGGTAAAACAATAAATCAACCAAGGAACAAACATCTGCTATCAGCTCCTTGGCAAGCCAGCGACTCAAAAACCCCATGTTGCTCCACATGCAACCTCAGCATGTGTTTCCACATCagcttattttaaagcattgaCAGACTCTAGTCACATTTTACCATCAGCCTCCCAGTCCCACCTGTCCAAAAGCTTTGCTGAACAGCAAACAGTGAAGGGGTTTAGCACCCCTTGAAAGAGGATTGCTGCTGATGCTGCCTGCAGCAATACAAAGGCACACAGATGACGGTGCCCTGCTGGCAGGAGTGCTGGGGTCAGGGACAGTCAAACGCCTTGCACCCAccctccagcctggccagggTCTGCAGCCCacactgctgcagcccctgaacCCACActtagtcacagaatcatagaatgtcctgagttggaagggaccctcaagatcattgagtccaactcctatccctgcatatgacaaccccacagttcacaccatgtgtctgggggcttgttcagtctcttcttgaacactgtcaggtttggggccgtgacacctccctggggaccctgttccagtgctccaccaccctctgggtgaagaatcttttcctaatgtccaacctaaacctaccctggcacatcttcctgccattcccttgggttccgTCATTGGTCgtcaaagagaagagatcagcacctgcccctcctccttcccttgtgaggaagctgtagaccattatgaggtctcccctcagtctcctccaagctgaacaaacacaatggctttagctgctcctcatacgacttcccttccaaacccttcaccaacttcgtgaCCCTCCTATGGACACCCTCTACTAGGGGCTTGATATCCTTTGTACCTTTACCATACATTGTGCCATGAGTCCCACAGATCCTCCAGTCAAAGTTCTGCTCACAGATGGCAGACACATGGGATGGATTTGTCCCATGGAACAGGAGCCGCTCATCCACTGGTTTCGATTTATTGAGCTTCTCCATTTGCTCCTTTTGCCTAGgaacagaccaaaaaaaaaaaaaaaaaaagacacgtTACTCTGGTTCAAATGAGGACAGTTTCCCAACTCAACTCCTCCTGCTTTTGGGTCATGAAGGAACAGTGATACAAACCACTCTCAGTGGGGTTACTGCCTGCTTTGCACTTCTGTTGGTACCCTGCTGCACAGCTGGCTCCTTCCggcaaaacaaaaagttctCATCATGACTCTGGACTGTGTCACCCACAACTTCATACCACATGAGAGAGTAAAGAGACAAACATCTCTTGACTGGGAATTGGTCAGTTCCCAGGTTATATAAATCCAGAATGCATAAATATGGTTATAAAACTGAGCTGTATGAAGCTACAGTGAAGATTGCATAATCTCTATCCCTACCTTTACCACATAaaatttcctgttttttaaaaaatcccatgTGGAAGAGactaagaaacaaaaagaataaaagtgaGATACCACAGGTCAAGTCATGGTGaaggaaaataactttatttttgaaTAACACTACCAAGAACCTCACATGCAACCTCTTGGGTTCTGtcataaagaaaacacagagacaaCCCTCTCTCCCAGGGCTGCCTCAGGGGACCCTCAGCTCCAGGACAGAAGCAGGGCACCACCTACGAGAGTATGGGACTGACTATGGAACAGTGGGGAATAGCATCTGGGGACTGCACAGGACTTAAAATGCAATGTTTAACAGTAGAAGTGTCAGTAGGAGAAAGGAGGGAACAGGATGGACTGAGGACAAGCAAACATGGGAAAATAGATTGATAAGGGTGTAAAGAGGGCTGGTTGTGTATGAACGGGCAACTGGATGCCCAGTAGGCTTGTCTGACCATGCCCTGTGCCTGATCTGTATGGGCTGCCTATCTTCTCATTAAATTCGATTTCTAACTCCTACCTGGGTGATAGACTCTCCAAgtctgtgtgcatgcacatgtatGGGTGTCTGGGTGGGGCAACTGAAGGTGGGACCATGGGTCACAGGAGGGAGCTGCATGTCCACAGCACCAGCAACTGCAGCAAGCAAGTTTCTGATCACTAGCCAATATAAGGCTGAACAGCTAGTAAGGAGGGTAGCTGGCCTGGGAGACAGGTATTGGGGCAGTCGTAAGTCTGAGCCAGGTGCTGGAGAGACCAGAATGTCTGAGCTTGCTCAGCAGAGGGACCAGGAGGTCTGGGCCAACCACTGACACCATGAAGTCTACAGAGACCCATTTGCACACGTGTGTCTATGCAGAGCATAACTGGAGATGAGAGGACCTGGGAACCACCACACGGGTAGACTGAATGTTTAAGTTCAACTCCTGCAGGGACCCATACCTGTGCATACATTCCAGTCAGAGGCTTCCATCCCAAACAGCCAGAGGAAGACAACAGGATGAGGCCTTTGGTGCTGTTCATGGTTGCACAAGTGCTGTGCTGTCTGTGTTGGGTTTTATGGCCAGCTGTGTGCATGTTCACACACTTTGTGTGTAGGTGTGTGTTTGTGCCTGTGTGCACACGAGGAAGATGTGCTGAACCTGGTTACCAGCCGAACCCAGGCACATGGACACATGGCAGTCACACCTCTGCTAAGCTGCTGGATCCAGCAACTGCTAGTGTAGACTGTGGAGGACAGTAGATCAGGAAATACCAGCCCTCTGCTAGCATCAggataatgaaataaaccagatACAAACCACTGAAAAACTTGCCAAAGTGTTGGGTTCTGGATCCTCTGCAGCTGTTCAATGCAGTAACCTTCCATTGTCTTCTCAAATAGCCTCTTAATTTTTCCGTATTCACAGGAAGTGTTGCTGAGCTTTACcaactgaaaattttaaaaacatcaaaaataaGGTATTACTGATACTAACAACTCCCAGTCTTTCCAAAGGGCTCACCAACCTCCTCACATAAGAGGAAAAGCCCGGCCATTAAAATCACAAGCCTCTCCTGTCTTTCCAGCTAACCATACTTTCCCACCTTCACTCCCACTCTCCATGCTGGAAGTGCAGGCACTGACTGAGGGAATTAATGCAGTCCCATGTGAACTTCCTTTGGTGGACACACTTCTGCATCTAGATTGTTTTTACTTCAGAGTAACCTAAATATGAAGTGGACAGCAGTACTGAGGCTGGAAAAGAGTCACAATCAGTTGCACCTTAATGTGACACCTTAGCTCCCTCCCTAGAGGACTAAGCCTTAGTTTTACTGTGGCAAATAACATTTTGCCTCAAATCAACAGAGGAAATACTGCAGCACCCCCTTAAGATGTAAGTCATCCAGTTTATCAGAGGATTAGGTGCCTTGGGAGAGCACaaaggacaggtcagactagtAATGGCCAAAAGAGCATTTTTTTATCCTTCATTATGTATGCAGGGGATTTCAGAGACCCTCCCAGGAAACACAGATCTATACTGAAATGTGAAACTGTCAGTCTTGTTTCACCTCATAGTTGTTTATCttataaaacatgtttaaaagctgaaaacatcTCAAGTGCCTTGGATCATGTTCTCATAAAAGTCAGTATAGGACACAGTTTATCCTGCCCATTTGGAAAGCTGGAAAGACCTACCTCAAACCCGATATCAGGCAGTGCAGATTTGTCCCATTCTGGAGGACAGACAAAACGGGATAGAGTAATATTatgtctgaagaaaataaaagaagtcaGTTCATGATACTCCCAACTGAATCCTCCTTACAAAAGATCCAGCTGCTGGCTCTATGGCGGCCTTCAAGTATCCCTGgattattacttttattttacattccaCATAACCATTATCCCTTTCTCCAGTTTAGCTTGCCACACAAATCCTTAAGACCATAATGACCCTGTTGGCAGGTTAAGACACTGATAGGAGAGCCTCAAATGAGAAACAACCTGCTCCTAGCTGAGTGGTTTATACAACTGCTCCAGCTAACCCACCACATGCACTGCTTGAACCTCTAGGAAACTGGAGCGTAAGTCCTCTCCCTCCATGTGGCTACTCATCTCTAAATCGCAGGGGAGACAATGAGTGACCTGTCCCCAGGACCAGGCCTCTCAGGAGGCTGCAGGGGGGCAGTTGTGCTCTGCAGGAGCTATGGCACCAGTCAGCGCTCAACAGCTTCCAGCACTAAGGCCCTCCTGGCCTGTGTGTTTTAACCCAGGCAACAGGAGCATTAGCACCCATTCaggtctgttttctttttgaatcaACCCACATTTGGTTTAACAAACCCTTACAAATGGAACCCTTGGCTTCAAATGCACTGTCTGCTGATGAGTTTCTGAAGGAAACAAGgctcttttcaaaataaagcagTAGCACAACTACCTTTTATAGCAGACACACTCAAATTCTGTCAGGCTgaacttccttttaaaaaaataaaaggtatcCCAAATCAGTGCATCCACTTCACTTCATTTACAGGGatgtgcttctgtgttttattttatcctCAGCTTTCCAGGGGATGGCAGCTATCTGCTCCACTGTCCTTGGGACTGGCAGTTCCTTGCTCCTACTCTGCACACAGCTTAGTGCATTGTTAATTTATGAATCAAGAATAAGAATTCCTGGCACAGTTGTGTCAGCCCTGTGTGGCCTTTCTCTCACAGAGAGAACAGATCTAGTCTAGGGGTAGAGCCAGAGACTGACACCAGAACTCCCTCCCTCCAGCACACTTCACAGAACTGTTGCACAATTTACAAATACCGTCACTGCAAAATTTGCCATTAAACCAGTCAGCAAAAGGTGTCTAGAAATGAATTGAAGACATCTAAAATCAAATTCTAGACAGGTAGGAGGAACTTCTTAGCAGAAATCTAGAGAGATTATTAAGTAATGAATGTATATTACCTTTTATCTTTTTCACATTCAGAGTGCAGAAATTTTGGCAGTCGGGCAACTACTCTTTCAGTTCCATAGCTCAAATTTATTTGGACCAtatcttgaaagaaaaacacaaagactCAATAATTAGATAATTTATTGTTCAGAGGCACAATCTTTtgtgtttaggaaaaaaaaaaaaaaagagatagcCCTGAATATTGCATGGTGGTATTTTCTCTACCCTTACACCGTAACACATCCCCACCTCGGTTCATAGTTTGAAACCATTCCCACTTGTGCTACTTCTGCTTGGAGACCAACAAGGTCGAACACCTGCTAACACAGGTaacaaaggaagctcaaagacaACTAATCACTGACATCACCTGTACATACATTCACATCAAGGCTCTTAGccagagaaaaacacagctgATGTCAGGCCTACAGCAGGGAGGAGTTTTCAGTCCAACAGAGGCCATAAATCTAGCTTTCCCAGCAGGGTGGGATTGCTTCGTGTTACTAAGAGGAAAGTCTGTACTCTCTTTTTGGTCCTGTAACAATATCACAGAGCACACGCTGTGTAACATGGCTAATTATCCATTGTTTCCTCCTTTAAATGCCACTGTCTTTATTCATGCCAggaaacagatttaaaatttGGAAAGCTAGCAGGAATTTTAAGATGGGTAAATaaatcagaaacagaaaagcatttcccattctctctctaaattttcctttgctgtaCTTCGTGCTTTCTCTTCCCAAAAGTGGCTTGCAAGATGCCTACCATGGGTTCACTTCTTCGGTACTTGACTTTTCAGCGGTGTTgtcgtattttttttttttccctttctcatcTGTTCTCTTTAGTTGCATAAATCCAAATGCCAAAACCAGGTGCCATGAGGTGTTTACTCTCAGCTCTTCTTCAGAATATACAATATtatcagaaatgcttttttgaCTATAAAGGTCCAAGTCTAAAAGCTCAGTCAGGCCACCTCAAAACTGCAGAGAAATGGACAAACTGCTCAAGTTCTGCTTGGAGAAAACTCAGGGGAGGAAAAAGACTTGTTCAAAGAAGCCCAGACACAAGGTGACAACTCTCCACAAAGGAGGCTACCTTAAAGCCAGCTACACTGTATAATGAACTTAAAACAAGGAGATACTTCACCTTCAAAGCTTAAAGCATACTTCTCAGAGCCAGCCCTGAATACCACGCTGCCTTTACAGTCAGCTAGAAATTCCTTCTCCAGAAGCGCAGATGTCACCGTGGCAGAGCAGTGATCCGGATGCTATAGAAAGAACAAGGGAATTTTACCTGTTGCAAAGCAGTCTTTGGTTTAGGTGACACTGTGGAGAAACACCAGTGTTTCCCTAGGCTCCTATCCTGAGATGCCATTTTGAACTAAGACTCTAAGTCTTCAAGCTTTTTGTTCTTCAGTGATGGAGGGGTACCCCACAAAGAACAGCTGTTTGTagcaacagcaacaaagcaGCTTTCAGCCTGTGTGGTCAGCTTCAGCCAAAAGACTTCTGCCATCTCTGGAAAACACACTTACTTTCAAAGCCAGTCCTTTAAAAGTTTCCATAGAGTAGCAGTACTGTTTTGAGGAACAATTAATACAACAAACCCACCAGTGCATCAGAGCAGCGCTGCAAGGTCACCAGCAGCATGTGTGAAATGCACCAGATGCAGAACAACGTGCCCTAAATAACTCTCCAAAGATCGCTTAACAAGAGCTTTTGGCATCAAAAGCAGAG includes:
- the LOC102085136 gene encoding protein mono-ADP-ribosyltransferase PARP12, which translates into the protein MADALSSWVWWLGSLMAGLAKEAAKLWSALLCLWCLMTHPSAPKMEYTWYWLDDTGQWIEYGEPHPDHCSATVTSALLEKEFLADCKGSVVFRAGSEKYALSFEDMVQINLSYGTERVVARLPKFLHSECEKDKRHNITLSRFVCPPEWDKSALPDIGFELVKLSNTSCEYGKIKRLFEKTMEGYCIEQLQRIQNPTLWQVFQWQKEQMEKLNKSKPVDERLLFHGTNPSHVSAICEQNFDWRICGTHGTMYGSYFARDASYSHQYCSSRRGRYRIFVAQVLVGDFVQGNEKYLRPPPRPGCKNRLYDSCVDDPTDPSIFVVFEKHQIYPAYILEYSIDAQCMIL